A region from the Perca fluviatilis chromosome 16, GENO_Pfluv_1.0, whole genome shotgun sequence genome encodes:
- the LOC120543601 gene encoding general transcription factor II-I repeat domain-containing protein 1-like has product MNDIKGRWSTLREDVKKQYVQEAAALKAHGQSQDLSPEMRDLKIKGHLKNLKLEVSKLEALGVETAILSFDTQKASLEVFETSSKKATVFLDSTDTVNNFALHFKASSSAATPTKEPISVLLKKVQDLFNQRYKEAGGTGRLPYLSILNNDDVTIRVAGLPIGLDLKKPSFYGRNQLEAILAAADQISFEISK; this is encoded by the exons ATGAATGACATTAAGGGTAGGTGGTCCACATTGAGGGAAGATGTGAAGAAGCAGTATGTTCAGGAGGCAGCAGCACTGAAGGCACATGGGCAGTCACAGGACCTTAGCCCTGAGATGAGGGATCTTAAAATAAAAGGGCATCTGAAGAACCTGAAGTTAGAG GTGTCCAAGCTtgaggctctgggtgtggagacGGCCATTTTATCTTTTGACACTCAAAAGGCCAGCTTAGAGGTCTTTGAAACGAGTAGCAAGAAAGCCACTGTGTTCCTTGACTCAACGGACACAGTGAACAATTTTGCACTGCATTTCAAAG CCAGCTCCTCAGCCGCAACACCTACTAAAGAGCCCATCAGTGTGCTTTTGAAAAAAGTACAAGATCTTTTCAACCAAAGATATA AGGAGGCCGGAGGTACTGGAAGGCTCCCCTACCTATCCATTTTAAATAACGATGATGTAACAATCAGAGTTGCTGGGCTGCCCATTGGACTTGACCTCAAGAAGCCCTCCTTCTACGGAAGAAACCAATTAGAGGCCATTTTGGCAGCTGCTGACCAAATTTCATTTGAAATAAGTAAGTGA